A portion of the Scylla paramamosain isolate STU-SP2022 chromosome 2, ASM3559412v1, whole genome shotgun sequence genome contains these proteins:
- the LOC135110838 gene encoding large ribosomal subunit protein uL14m-like, translating to MLSEDDYVTYTCWRCIGTSSKPFARRTDTTCNSPQHHNPSKEKSIGGNRTYFDEIAQRHRPCIGSLIKSSAMNTLPSRLWAVQARIGSAAGFHTSPPVHEIRKMARLRVVDNSALGKSAMLEGRPPKCIHIYNKKGVGFTGDKVLVAIKGQKKQAILTGCHQDQKPLMPKFDSNNIVLIDENGSPLGTRIHVPIPTMLRKKLTDMSRPKGADYTKILSIATRFI from the exons ATGTTATCCGAAGATGACTATGTTACCTATACATGTTGGAGGTGTATAGGCACCTCTTCTAAGCCCTTCGCCCGACGCACAGACACCACCTGCAATTCGCCTCAACACCATAACCCTAGCAAAGAGAAGAGTATTGGAGGCAACAGGACCTACTTTGACGAGATTGCACAACGACACAGACCTTGCATAGGAAGT CTGATTAAAAGTTCTGCAATGAATACGTTACCCTCAAGATTATGGGCAGTACAGGCAAGGATTGGCAGTGCGGCAGGGTTCCACACCAGTCCTCCAGTGCATGAGATACGAAAGATGGCAAGACTCAGAGTAGTTGATAACAGTGCACTGGGAAAGTCTGCCATGCTGGAGGGGAGGCCACCTAAGTGTATACACATATATAACAAGAAGGGTGTTGGGTTCACAG GTGACAAGGTGCTAGTTGCCATCAAGGGCCAGAAGAAGCAAGCCATCCTGACTGGGTGCCACCAGGACCAGAAGCCTCTCATGCCAAAGTTTGACAGCAACAACATTGTGCTCATTGATGAGAATGGCTCACCACTGGGCACCAGGATACATGTACCCATTCCAACAATGCTCCGTAAAAAACTCACAGACATGTCGCGACCAAAAGGTGCAGattatacaaaaatattatcaaTTGCAACACGTTTTATATAA